The proteins below are encoded in one region of Sminthopsis crassicaudata isolate SCR6 chromosome 1, ASM4859323v1, whole genome shotgun sequence:
- the LOC141549863 gene encoding serine protease 27-like isoform X1 codes for MRQLQALALFFLLHFETKKAESTRACGQPRMLNRMVGGQNAQEGEWPWQVSIQRNGSHFCGGSLITNQWVLTAAHCFSNTSETFLYKVLLGARQLVNPGPHAMYARVKRVESNPQYQGMASSADVALVQLEAPVTFSDHILPVCIPNPEVKFEAGMNCWVTGWGSPSEQDNLPSPQILQKLAVPIIDRQKCNILYNKDSDNGVLPKTIQDDMLCAGYAEGKKDACKGDSGGPLVCYIGHSWLQAGVISWGEGCARRNRPGVYIRVASHHAWIHKIIPELQFKSGSDRKRGPRGQLTDLASFAPGLVAHILLLCLTLLLTF; via the exons ATGAGGCAGCTCCAAGCCCTggccctcttctttctccttcattttg aaacaaagaaagcagAGTCAACTAGag cTTGTGGCCAACCCCGAATGCTGAACCGAATGGTAGGAGGCCAGAATGCCCAAGAGGGGGAATGGCCCTGGCAAGTCAGTATCCAGAGGAATGGGTCTCACTTCTGTGGTGGGAGCCTCATAACAAACCAGTGGGTCTTAACAGCAGCTCATTGCTTCTCTAA TACCTCGGAAACTTTCCTGTACAAGGTTCTCCTAGGGGCCCGGCAGCTGGTGAATCCTGGGCCTCATGCCATGTATGCTCGAGTAAAGAGGGTGGAAAGCAATCCCCAGTATCAGGGCATGGCCTCAAGTGCTGATGTGGCCCTGGTCCAGTTGGAGGCTCCGGTGACCTTTTCTGATCATATCCTGCCTGTATGCATCCCTAACCCTGAAGTCAAGTTTGAGGCAGGGATGAACTGTTGGGTCACAGGCTGGGGCAGTCCCAGTGAGCAAG ATAACCTTCCTAGCCCCCAAATTCTACAGAAGTTGGCCGTGCCCATCATCGATAGACAGAAGTGTAATATCCTCTACAACAAGGACTCAGACAATGGAGTACTACCCAAAACCATCCAAGATGACATGTTGTGTGCTGGTTATGCAGAAGGGAAGAAAGATGCCTGCAAG GGTGACTCTGGAGGACCCCTGGTCTGCTACATTGGTCATTCTTGGCTCCAGGCTGGAGTGATCAGCTGGGGAGAAGGCTGTGCCCGCCGCAACCGTCCAGGAGTCTACATCCGAGTTGCTTCCCACCATGCCTGGATCCATAAGATCATCCCAGAATTgcaattcaaatctggctccgATAGGAAGAGAGGGCCCCGGGGCCAGCTGACAGATCTGGCAAGCTTTGCTCCTGGCCTGGTCGCCCACATCCTGCTACTCTGCCTCACTCTTCTGCTCACTTTTTGA
- the LOC141549863 gene encoding serine protease 27-like isoform X3 has translation MYARVKRVESNPQYQGMASSADVALVQLEAPVTFSDHILPVCIPNPEVKFEAGMNCWVTGWGSPSEQDNLPSPQILQKLAVPIIDRQKCNILYNKDSDNGVLPKTIQDDMLCAGYAEGKKDACKGDSGGPLVCYIGHSWLQAGVISWGEGCARRNRPGVYIRVASHHAWIHKIIPELQFKSGSDRKRGPRGQLTDLASFAPGLVAHILLLCLTLLLTF, from the exons ATGTATGCTCGAGTAAAGAGGGTGGAAAGCAATCCCCAGTATCAGGGCATGGCCTCAAGTGCTGATGTGGCCCTGGTCCAGTTGGAGGCTCCGGTGACCTTTTCTGATCATATCCTGCCTGTATGCATCCCTAACCCTGAAGTCAAGTTTGAGGCAGGGATGAACTGTTGGGTCACAGGCTGGGGCAGTCCCAGTGAGCAAG ATAACCTTCCTAGCCCCCAAATTCTACAGAAGTTGGCCGTGCCCATCATCGATAGACAGAAGTGTAATATCCTCTACAACAAGGACTCAGACAATGGAGTACTACCCAAAACCATCCAAGATGACATGTTGTGTGCTGGTTATGCAGAAGGGAAGAAAGATGCCTGCAAG GGTGACTCTGGAGGACCCCTGGTCTGCTACATTGGTCATTCTTGGCTCCAGGCTGGAGTGATCAGCTGGGGAGAAGGCTGTGCCCGCCGCAACCGTCCAGGAGTCTACATCCGAGTTGCTTCCCACCATGCCTGGATCCATAAGATCATCCCAGAATTgcaattcaaatctggctccgATAGGAAGAGAGGGCCCCGGGGCCAGCTGACAGATCTGGCAAGCTTTGCTCCTGGCCTGGTCGCCCACATCCTGCTACTCTGCCTCACTCTTCTGCTCACTTTTTGA
- the LOC141549863 gene encoding serine protease 27-like isoform X2, with the protein MLNRMVGGQNAQEGEWPWQVSIQRNGSHFCGGSLITNQWVLTAAHCFSNTSETFLYKVLLGARQLVNPGPHAMYARVKRVESNPQYQGMASSADVALVQLEAPVTFSDHILPVCIPNPEVKFEAGMNCWVTGWGSPSEQDNLPSPQILQKLAVPIIDRQKCNILYNKDSDNGVLPKTIQDDMLCAGYAEGKKDACKGDSGGPLVCYIGHSWLQAGVISWGEGCARRNRPGVYIRVASHHAWIHKIIPELQFKSGSDRKRGPRGQLTDLASFAPGLVAHILLLCLTLLLTF; encoded by the exons ATGCTGAACCGAATGGTAGGAGGCCAGAATGCCCAAGAGGGGGAATGGCCCTGGCAAGTCAGTATCCAGAGGAATGGGTCTCACTTCTGTGGTGGGAGCCTCATAACAAACCAGTGGGTCTTAACAGCAGCTCATTGCTTCTCTAA TACCTCGGAAACTTTCCTGTACAAGGTTCTCCTAGGGGCCCGGCAGCTGGTGAATCCTGGGCCTCATGCCATGTATGCTCGAGTAAAGAGGGTGGAAAGCAATCCCCAGTATCAGGGCATGGCCTCAAGTGCTGATGTGGCCCTGGTCCAGTTGGAGGCTCCGGTGACCTTTTCTGATCATATCCTGCCTGTATGCATCCCTAACCCTGAAGTCAAGTTTGAGGCAGGGATGAACTGTTGGGTCACAGGCTGGGGCAGTCCCAGTGAGCAAG ATAACCTTCCTAGCCCCCAAATTCTACAGAAGTTGGCCGTGCCCATCATCGATAGACAGAAGTGTAATATCCTCTACAACAAGGACTCAGACAATGGAGTACTACCCAAAACCATCCAAGATGACATGTTGTGTGCTGGTTATGCAGAAGGGAAGAAAGATGCCTGCAAG GGTGACTCTGGAGGACCCCTGGTCTGCTACATTGGTCATTCTTGGCTCCAGGCTGGAGTGATCAGCTGGGGAGAAGGCTGTGCCCGCCGCAACCGTCCAGGAGTCTACATCCGAGTTGCTTCCCACCATGCCTGGATCCATAAGATCATCCCAGAATTgcaattcaaatctggctccgATAGGAAGAGAGGGCCCCGGGGCCAGCTGACAGATCTGGCAAGCTTTGCTCCTGGCCTGGTCGCCCACATCCTGCTACTCTGCCTCACTCTTCTGCTCACTTTTTGA